A single genomic interval of Macadamia integrifolia cultivar HAES 741 chromosome 6, SCU_Mint_v3, whole genome shotgun sequence harbors:
- the LOC122081987 gene encoding AUGMIN subunit 8-like — protein sequence MGWMDVYEAKQGLRKGETEETTRPPLVPSEKNYAVTRRPKTKEVTSRYKAGITSSLSTVVTPRRCPSPSGTRPSATSPLLSKRSQSAERRRPATPPSPSKPSTPIQESSAEMQVSSRRVMTVRTPEGLWPSTMRSLSVSFQSDAFSLPITKREKTVTHISSDHTLKSSANVAHKQAETPAVRKATPERKRTPLRGRNTSDQSENSKPVDKSPARAVDQQRWPGRTGGMVSSGASTKSMDHTNKSSKASSLPFPGRGVSPLRRTPISDGLSRPVENSIISDTPKRVAYDGSGRVQFEMRSVISSSSAERASSLARSIRTQSLPIPGSPRLPSPIRASVPSSTPSRALLSPSRTRPSNPCPSVGSLTRGSSNSSSVLGFIADVRKGKKATNHIEDAHQLRLLYNRYLQWRFANARADAALSIQKITAEKTLFNVWRTTSEFWDSVTMKRINLQQLGQELKLSSILNEQMSYLEDWAVLERDHLSSLAGAVESLEACTLRIPVSGGARADVITIKDAFCSALDVMKAMGSSIYSLLSSVEGMNHLVCELASIAAQEKTVLDQCGDLLTSTAAMQMEENSLRIHLIQLQQAFA from the exons ATGGGGTGGATGGATGTTTATGAAGCAAAGCAGGGACTACGGAAGGGTGAAACAGAGGAAACTACAAGACCGCCGCTGGTTCCATCCGAGAAGAACTATGCAGTCACTCGAAGGCCTAAAACGAAGGAAGTTACATCAAGGTACAAGGCAGGAATCACATCTTCTCTGTCCACAGTTGTTACCCCCAGAAGGTGCCCTTCACCCAGTGGCACGCGTCCTTCTGCTACATCTCCTTTATTATCTAAGCGATCCCAATCGGCGGAGAGGAGGAGACCCGCTACACCACCATCGCCATCTAAACCTTCCACTCCAATCCAAGAGTCCTCTGCAGAGATGCAAGTATCTTCCAGAAGGGTAATGACTGTTCGAACGCCGGAGGGCTTGTGGCCCTCTACAATGCGGAGCCTGTCTGTCTCTTTCCAGTCGGACGCATTCTCTCTTCCTATCACTAAGAGAGAAAAAACAGTCACCCACATTTCTTCCGACCATACATTGAAGTCTTCAGCCAATGTAGCACATAAGCAGGCTGAAACACCTGCTGTTCGGAAGGCAACGCCTGAGAGGAAAAGGACTCCTCTTAGAGGGAGGAACACCTCGGATCAGTCAGAGAATTCGAAGCCTGTGGATAAATCACCAGCCAGAGCGGTAGATCAGCAACGATGGCCCGGTAGAACAGGTGGGATGGTGTCTTCTGGTGCTTCAACCAAAAGCATGGATCATACAAACAAGAGCAGCAAAGCTTCTTCATTACCCTTTCCAGGACGAGGGGTTTCTCCACTGAGGAGAACACCCATATCTGATGGTTTGAGTAGACCAGTAGAAAATTCTATTATTAGTGATACCCCTAAGCGAGTAGCATATGATGGGAGTGGAAGAGTGCAGTTTGAGATGCGTTCTGTCATTTCTTCAAGTTCAGCAGAAAGAGCTTCGTCACTTGCTCGTTCCATTAGAACCCAGTCATTGCCTATTCCTGGTTCGCCTCGTCTTCCGTCACCAATAAGGGCCTCAGTACCATCATCTACCCCGTCTAGAGCACTGCTCAGTCCATCCAGGACGAGGCCATCAAATCCTTGTCCTTCTGTTGGGTCGTTGACAAGAGGATCTAGCAATTCATCCTCTGTTCTCGGCTTTATTGCTGATgtcagaaaaggaaagaaagcaaCAAACCATATAGAGGATGCTCATCAGCTGCGGCTTCTGTACAATAGGTATTTGCAGTGGCGCTTTGCCAATGCCCGAGCAGATGCAGCATTGTCTATTCAGAAAATTACAGCAGAG AAAACTCTTTTTAATGTGTGGAGAACTACTTCAGAATTTTGGGATTCTGTCACAATGAAAAGGATCAACCTTCAACAGTTGGGGCAAGAGCTGAAGCTTAGCTCTATTCTGAATGAACAA ATGTCCTACCTTGAAGATTGGGCTGTACTCGAACGAGATCATCTTAGTTCTTTAGCTGGGGCTGTTGAATCTTTAGAGGCTTGCACTCTCCGAATTCCTGTTTCTGGAGGTGCAAGG GCTGATGTCATCACCATAAAGGATGCTTTTTGTTCAGCCCTTGATGTTATGAAGGCAATGGGTTCCTCCATATATTCTTTGTTATCGAGT GTGGAGGGGATGAACCATCTGGTTTGTGAACTTGCTAGCATAGCAGCTCAGGAAAAAACTGTGCTTGACCAGTGCGGAgatcttttgacttcaacaGCAGCAATGCAG ATGGAGGAAAACAGCCTCAGGATCCATCTCATACAACTGCAACAAGCTTTTGCATAA